A single genomic interval of Alteromonas sp. BL110 harbors:
- a CDS encoding N-acetylmuramoyl-L-alanine amidase: MTALQAAPSYAFNINDHKLTGDDVSFTPSPNSSGMFEKGYPDTIVIHFTAGSNLASSVNVLTHPDSGVSAHFAVGRNGNIVQMLPTNQIAWHAGESHFEGRSGLNQYSIGIELDNAGQLKERSDGTYESWFGKVYEKSEVFEVRNNNQYAIGYWHKYSDIQVARTLALCKALCEHYKISTIVGHEEIAPTRKVDPGPAFPLQKFKELASHPERNGWEAELKETSTQREAHDQFQRDLTSPIMKIANVSASTLNVRKGPGASFPTIDNGLNKGEILKVLEKQGDWAKVSFTKVGWVNTAFIHEVTEKSPFKS, translated from the coding sequence ATGACAGCTTTACAAGCAGCTCCCAGCTACGCCTTTAATATTAATGACCATAAGTTAACCGGCGACGACGTGAGTTTTACGCCTTCTCCTAATTCTTCAGGGATGTTTGAGAAGGGCTATCCCGATACTATCGTCATTCATTTTACTGCAGGCAGTAATTTAGCGTCTTCGGTTAATGTATTGACCCACCCTGATAGCGGCGTGTCTGCTCACTTCGCTGTGGGACGCAACGGCAATATCGTACAAATGCTACCAACTAATCAAATTGCATGGCATGCAGGGGAAAGCCACTTTGAAGGGCGCAGTGGATTAAATCAATATTCGATAGGTATTGAGTTAGACAATGCAGGCCAGCTCAAAGAAAGAAGTGATGGCACTTATGAGAGTTGGTTCGGTAAAGTGTATGAGAAAAGCGAAGTATTCGAAGTTAGAAACAACAACCAGTATGCGATTGGCTATTGGCACAAGTATTCGGATATACAAGTCGCCCGAACACTCGCTTTATGTAAAGCACTGTGCGAGCACTATAAGATTTCTACTATTGTTGGGCATGAAGAGATAGCGCCTACGCGTAAGGTAGATCCAGGTCCTGCCTTTCCCCTACAGAAGTTCAAAGAACTCGCATCGCATCCCGAGCGTAATGGGTGGGAAGCCGAATTAAAAGAAACGAGCACACAGCGAGAAGCCCATGACCAATTCCAGCGTGATTTAACTAGCCCTATAATGAAAATTGCGAATGTCAGTGCAAGCACGCTTAATGTTAGAAAAGGACCTGGTGCTTCATTTCCCACTATTGATAATGGGTTAAATAAAGGCGAAATATTAAAAGTACTAGAGAAACAAGGGGATTGGGCGAAAGTATCTTTTACTAAAGTTGGTTGGGTTAACACTGCGTTTATTCACGAAGTAACGGAAAAGTCGCCGTTTAAATCGTGA
- the arcB gene encoding aerobic respiration two-component sensor histidine kinase ArcB has protein sequence MHSDSPNDSWAIRFAQFVQRFGTLKLSILFVVLSLVFTLGGSYVIRVSMGSQVQPDDFISAVILTMLSAPWVLYFFSELIKQLENSRTNLKEVVSQLESLREEDVFLNRELQSNIRQLNHEIEQRKQAQEEREALFKDLEKEIQDKSEQEAQARRLSTLLRSIIDASPDLIYYRNEEGRFAGCNRIAELMTGKTEQELLGLTPKDVYEEELARQIVASDHEVLETNASITEELWLRFADGRRRYFEMKRVPFFDKEGNRLGLLSFGRDMTERKQAENAAAKASTDKTRFIATISHELRTPLNGIVGLSRMLRDTELSDEQFSWVSTIYASAITLGNIFNDIIDLDKLDRDKLELSLKTISLKDFTEELSSIIRLLAADKQLELKTTINEPLPRLVEIDGTRLRQILWNILFNAVKFTQKGHVSLSVSSTKPDGDKAYVTFIIEDTGVGIPESEVDKIFAMYYQVDHPDHQSATGTGIGLAICKQMVDLMNGEIHVSSNVGKGTRFEIVLPVQISNSPMKVAQLQVTGLNILLVEDIELNVMVAKALLEKLGQKVDVAMTGQEAIDKVRENQYDLILLDIQLPDMTGFDVASTIIEEDLVMQTPIVALTANVIKKRDEYLENGMDDVIAKPIKKSRVIEVFNELFHAPPAPLEVDGEVERPEPSKILSNILDMDLLQMLVDTIGDEMVRASVKVFQEKMPEYMEILQLSLSADEKSEVCSQAHKIKGAAGSVGLARVQRIANQIQQGDHPTWWENVHDWVEELQMAVQHDMKALHDWLNEQQVDD, from the coding sequence ATGCATTCAGATTCACCAAACGATTCTTGGGCAATTCGCTTTGCTCAATTTGTTCAACGTTTTGGCACTCTAAAGCTCAGCATTTTGTTTGTTGTTCTTTCACTTGTGTTCACGTTAGGCGGTTCCTACGTCATACGCGTTAGTATGGGAAGTCAAGTTCAGCCAGACGATTTTATAAGCGCTGTTATTCTTACTATGCTATCTGCACCTTGGGTACTGTATTTCTTCAGTGAATTAATAAAGCAGTTAGAGAATTCGCGTACCAACTTAAAAGAAGTCGTTAGCCAATTAGAAAGTTTACGTGAAGAAGATGTTTTTCTTAACCGAGAACTGCAGAGCAATATTCGCCAACTTAATCATGAAATAGAGCAGCGTAAGCAGGCACAAGAAGAGCGTGAAGCGCTTTTCAAAGATCTAGAGAAAGAAATTCAGGATAAATCTGAACAAGAAGCTCAGGCACGACGTTTGTCCACGCTATTGCGCTCTATCATTGATGCGTCGCCTGATCTTATTTACTACCGCAATGAAGAGGGTAGGTTTGCAGGTTGTAACCGCATTGCCGAGTTAATGACTGGCAAAACCGAGCAAGAGTTGCTTGGCCTAACGCCAAAAGACGTTTACGAAGAAGAATTAGCTCGTCAAATTGTAGCGAGTGATCACGAAGTATTAGAAACCAATGCGAGTATTACAGAAGAGCTGTGGCTTCGCTTCGCCGACGGACGTCGTCGTTACTTCGAAATGAAGCGTGTACCTTTCTTCGATAAAGAAGGTAACCGCTTGGGATTACTATCATTCGGTCGTGATATGACTGAACGTAAACAAGCGGAAAATGCTGCGGCGAAAGCAAGTACTGATAAGACACGTTTTATAGCGACTATCAGTCATGAACTTCGCACGCCATTAAACGGTATTGTTGGCTTAAGTCGCATGCTGCGTGATACCGAGTTAAGCGACGAGCAATTTAGTTGGGTAAGTACGATTTACGCAAGCGCCATTACGCTAGGTAATATCTTTAACGATATAATTGATCTCGATAAATTAGACAGAGATAAACTAGAGCTAAGCCTTAAAACTATTTCGCTGAAAGATTTTACCGAAGAGTTGAGCAGTATTATTCGACTACTAGCGGCAGATAAACAGCTTGAACTAAAAACGACGATAAACGAGCCGTTACCTCGTTTAGTAGAAATTGACGGTACCCGTCTTCGCCAAATTTTGTGGAATATCTTGTTTAACGCAGTGAAGTTTACACAAAAGGGGCACGTGAGTTTATCAGTATCATCAACTAAGCCTGATGGTGATAAAGCTTACGTTACCTTTATTATTGAAGATACCGGCGTGGGTATTCCTGAAAGTGAAGTCGATAAGATTTTTGCAATGTATTATCAGGTCGATCACCCCGATCACCAGTCGGCCACAGGCACAGGTATCGGTTTGGCGATTTGTAAGCAAATGGTCGACTTAATGAACGGTGAAATTCACGTTTCTAGTAACGTCGGTAAAGGCACCCGCTTTGAAATCGTACTGCCGGTTCAAATTTCTAATAGCCCGATGAAAGTCGCGCAGCTTCAAGTGACTGGGCTGAATATCTTGCTTGTAGAAGATATTGAACTGAACGTAATGGTTGCCAAGGCCTTACTCGAGAAGCTTGGACAGAAAGTTGATGTGGCCATGACGGGGCAAGAAGCCATAGATAAAGTCAGGGAAAACCAATACGACCTTATCTTGCTCGACATTCAGCTACCTGATATGACCGGGTTCGATGTGGCGAGCACTATTATTGAAGAAGACTTGGTCATGCAGACGCCTATTGTGGCGCTAACGGCAAACGTAATTAAAAAGCGCGATGAATACCTAGAAAACGGTATGGACGATGTAATCGCCAAACCTATCAAGAAGTCTCGGGTTATTGAAGTGTTTAACGAACTGTTCCACGCTCCTCCAGCCCCGTTGGAAGTAGACGGTGAAGTAGAACGCCCTGAGCCCAGCAAAATATTAAGTAACATTTTAGATATGGACTTGTTGCAGATGTTAGTGGATACCATAGGGGATGAAATGGTGCGTGCTAGCGTTAAAGTGTTCCAAGAAAAAATGCCTGAATACATGGAAATACTGCAGCTTAGCTTAAGTGCCGATGAAAAGTCCGAAGTATGCTCACAGGCTCATAAAATTAAAGGCGCCGCGGGCTCTGTTGGTTTAGCTCGCGTACAGCGTATCGCCAATCAAATCCAACAAGGTGATCATCCAACTTGGTGGGAGAACGTGCACGATTGGGTTGAAGAGCTGCAAATGGCGGTTCAGCACGATATGAAGGCGCTGCATGATTGGTTAAACGAACAGCAGGTTGACGACTAG
- a CDS encoding PH domain-containing protein, with amino-acid sequence MTISAEQETVFSNNQRSVDEIPSLQTLALLPISKKYRALNIFSIGLIALVLIGIATALRLQSFWSLPEGLLQAYPYVVAGIVALGSVWALYHFFADVRIFYAIREQDISKQSGLIFRKLSCQPILRVQHVEVNRGPLDRWAGLASLQVFSAGGEMHTFEIPGLSIERAEQLREFILAHKDIGAR; translated from the coding sequence ATGACAATAAGCGCAGAGCAAGAAACCGTATTTTCAAATAATCAGCGGAGTGTTGACGAAATTCCCTCACTTCAAACGCTAGCATTACTTCCTATTTCTAAAAAGTACCGAGCACTGAATATTTTCTCAATTGGGTTGATAGCTTTAGTGCTAATAGGCATTGCCACCGCACTCCGATTACAAAGCTTCTGGTCACTGCCTGAAGGACTGCTGCAAGCTTACCCATATGTGGTTGCAGGTATCGTCGCTTTAGGCAGCGTTTGGGCTTTATACCATTTTTTCGCAGATGTCCGTATATTCTATGCAATACGCGAGCAAGACATTAGCAAACAGTCAGGGCTCATTTTCAGAAAACTCTCTTGCCAACCGATATTGCGTGTTCAGCACGTTGAGGTTAACCGAGGGCCGTTAGACAGATGGGCGGGCCTTGCTTCCCTTCAGGTATTTTCGGCGGGCGGTGAAATGCATACCTTCGAGATACCTGGCTTAAGTATTGAGAGGGCTGAGCAGTTACGTGAGTTTATACTAGCGCACAAAGATATTGGTGCTCGCTAA
- a CDS encoding PH domain-containing protein, which produces MTAPKSFSHQTPDVARSDDYEANVDVDVSPQSQIYEKGITEPQLEVETGTEWQRLSLISILYFTIRNFTNMAQGLIYAVPALAISFNIWDNLFSPEVLIGAGILFLFTSTSGLVSYLMYKFRVHNQHVEIHHGVFQRRYTNLPLWRIQNVKIERPFYYRPFGYALVVLDTAGSGKEEAKIVAVPEAYAEALKKQVLYEKAQHDVDDLDGLVGEELSGRGLADGSSSSRTQSMSAKAADNVNTSEEVLNRRSVKDIIIHGITNNRVWIILGAAAPFYDDVFGLVSEWLADKGLQLNQIVGEQTVAWWQLGLYAFVILMMLMALVALFSVGGALFTFYGYTLSRSGDRYIRRSGLLNKLEVSMRASRIQMITAKQDWLDKILKRVNLYFEQNSTAGQQMQELMSPNKLIVPSVTENEAFELSQEVMPGCDLRSQPYHIISKRFISFWLLTAWAIPFAIFFTIGAVSSHLDIMLGALAAYSAIALILTLRWWRWGIAYDNKYVYIRRGRIGVDYQCFEPYKVQQVIIKQSVFMKRNKLATIKFVLASGAVTVPFLPEEYVNKLADSVLFEVESTRRSWM; this is translated from the coding sequence ATGACCGCGCCCAAATCGTTTTCACATCAAACGCCTGATGTTGCTAGGTCAGATGACTACGAGGCTAATGTAGACGTTGACGTGTCGCCGCAGTCTCAAATCTACGAAAAGGGTATTACAGAGCCTCAACTAGAAGTAGAAACCGGCACAGAGTGGCAACGTCTTTCTCTTATTTCTATTTTGTACTTTACCATTCGCAATTTCACGAATATGGCGCAAGGGCTCATCTATGCTGTCCCTGCACTCGCTATTTCCTTTAACATTTGGGACAACTTGTTTTCCCCTGAAGTACTAATAGGCGCTGGCATTTTATTTTTGTTTACGAGCACTAGTGGCTTAGTAAGCTACCTAATGTATAAGTTTCGGGTACATAACCAGCATGTAGAGATTCATCATGGCGTGTTTCAGCGCCGCTATACCAACTTACCTTTGTGGCGTATTCAAAACGTTAAGATAGAGCGCCCTTTTTATTATCGTCCTTTTGGATACGCGTTAGTGGTACTCGATACGGCAGGAAGTGGTAAAGAAGAGGCCAAAATAGTAGCGGTGCCAGAAGCCTACGCCGAAGCTCTGAAAAAGCAGGTGCTGTATGAAAAGGCACAGCACGATGTGGATGACTTAGACGGGCTAGTTGGTGAAGAGCTTTCTGGTAGGGGATTAGCCGACGGAAGTTCGTCTTCGCGCACACAAAGTATGAGTGCTAAAGCAGCGGATAACGTCAATACGAGTGAAGAAGTGTTAAACCGTCGTTCCGTAAAAGACATTATTATTCACGGTATTACCAATAATCGCGTTTGGATCATACTGGGTGCCGCTGCGCCTTTTTATGATGATGTGTTTGGTCTGGTTTCAGAGTGGCTGGCTGACAAAGGTTTACAGCTTAATCAAATAGTAGGTGAGCAAACAGTCGCCTGGTGGCAATTAGGACTGTATGCCTTCGTTATACTAATGATGCTAATGGCGTTAGTGGCGCTATTTAGCGTAGGTGGCGCGCTTTTCACCTTCTATGGCTATACGCTTTCAAGATCGGGAGACCGGTATATCCGTCGAAGCGGCTTACTGAACAAGCTGGAAGTAAGCATGCGTGCATCGCGCATTCAAATGATAACAGCGAAGCAAGATTGGCTAGATAAAATACTAAAGCGGGTCAATTTGTATTTTGAGCAAAACTCCACCGCCGGGCAGCAAATGCAAGAATTGATGTCGCCGAATAAACTAATTGTGCCATCGGTAACTGAAAATGAAGCCTTTGAACTTAGCCAAGAGGTTATGCCTGGTTGCGATTTGCGTAGTCAGCCTTATCACATCATCAGCAAACGCTTTATTAGTTTCTGGTTACTTACGGCATGGGCAATACCTTTTGCCATCTTTTTCACCATTGGCGCTGTGTCGTCCCATCTAGATATTATGCTTGGTGCACTTGCTGCCTACAGTGCAATAGCACTTATACTTACACTCAGATGGTGGCGATGGGGTATAGCCTACGATAATAAGTACGTTTACATAAGACGAGGTCGAATAGGTGTCGACTATCAGTGTTTCGAACCTTATAAAGTACAGCAAGTAATTATTAAGCAAAGCGTGTTTATGAAGCGTAATAAGCTTGCCACGATAAAATTCGTGCTGGCTTCAGGCGCGGTGACGGTGCCGTTTTTACCAGAGGAATACGTCAATAAACTAGCAGATAGTGTTTTGTTTGAAGTGGAGTCAACCAGAAGGTCTTGGATGTAA
- a CDS encoding sodium:solute symporter family transporter, whose amino-acid sequence MDILDYSVIAIYLITLLAIGFSLRGQQSKKDYFLAGRSLSWKPLLLSIMATQLSAVSFISAPAFVGFREGGGLIWLSYELAVPLAMLLLATIVLPTLYRSGVVSIYDYLERRFSTSTRIFISIVFQFSRAFATGIMVYALSIILQGTMQVSATQAILLIGVITVLYSLQGGMKAVVYGDAVQMVVIVVGTAICIAFGLNALGGWDVFMQLLPGERVSTINFSSLGLDGDGFGFFPMVLGGVILYASYYGCDQSEAQRALSAKTEGDLKKMMLANGIFRFPITLLYCLAGLVIGTLAFNDADLLSQIPKDNPDWLMPVFILNYLPHGLIGLLVVAILAAAMSSLSSAINSLAAVSLEDYFKLTGKQDKSEGYLRSAKFAGLIWGVIILLLSLNAGDIAPTVIEAVNKVGSVFFGPVLAVFLLGILTRKVDSKHVNFALLCGVATNLTFAFFVEDVFWFWWNVTGFLGTVLSAVIFSKLVPNSEVNAINTNQEYKGNVFKSNVLKDKTIAVLLVSYFCLLVVFCYLLPGWLQ is encoded by the coding sequence ATGGATATTCTTGATTACAGTGTTATCGCGATTTACCTCATTACTTTACTTGCCATTGGCTTTAGCCTTCGAGGACAGCAGTCCAAGAAAGACTATTTTTTAGCTGGCAGAAGCTTAAGTTGGAAGCCGCTGTTGCTGTCCATTATGGCGACTCAACTTTCAGCGGTCAGTTTTATCTCAGCACCCGCCTTTGTTGGGTTTCGCGAAGGTGGGGGCTTAATTTGGCTTTCTTATGAACTTGCCGTGCCTTTAGCTATGCTGTTACTCGCTACCATCGTATTACCCACCCTGTACCGAAGTGGCGTAGTGAGTATATATGACTATCTTGAACGACGCTTCTCCACCTCTACGCGTATTTTTATCAGTATTGTATTTCAATTTAGTAGAGCATTCGCCACAGGAATAATGGTGTACGCCTTGTCTATTATTCTGCAGGGAACTATGCAAGTTTCCGCTACGCAGGCGATATTGCTGATAGGTGTTATTACTGTTTTGTATTCCTTGCAGGGCGGCATGAAAGCTGTCGTATACGGCGACGCTGTGCAAATGGTAGTTATTGTCGTGGGCACAGCAATTTGTATTGCGTTTGGTCTTAATGCACTGGGTGGCTGGGATGTCTTTATGCAACTTCTTCCTGGTGAACGCGTATCAACTATTAATTTCTCATCACTGGGTCTTGATGGCGATGGTTTTGGTTTTTTCCCTATGGTGTTAGGAGGCGTAATCCTTTATGCCTCTTACTATGGTTGCGATCAATCTGAAGCACAGCGTGCCTTGTCAGCTAAGACTGAAGGCGATTTAAAAAAGATGATGCTGGCCAACGGAATATTCAGGTTTCCGATTACGCTGCTTTACTGCTTGGCCGGCTTAGTGATTGGAACCTTGGCGTTTAACGATGCCGACTTGCTATCTCAAATCCCTAAAGATAATCCAGACTGGTTAATGCCGGTGTTTATTCTTAACTACCTGCCTCACGGTCTCATAGGGTTGCTTGTTGTTGCTATTCTCGCTGCAGCCATGTCATCGTTAAGTTCTGCTATCAACTCCCTTGCAGCGGTTTCACTTGAAGATTATTTCAAGTTGACGGGAAAACAAGATAAATCTGAAGGCTATCTTCGTAGTGCTAAATTCGCGGGTTTGATATGGGGCGTGATTATTTTGTTGCTTTCGCTCAATGCTGGTGACATAGCGCCTACCGTAATAGAAGCTGTGAATAAGGTGGGCTCTGTCTTTTTTGGTCCGGTTTTGGCAGTTTTTTTACTTGGTATTTTAACGAGAAAAGTAGATAGCAAGCACGTTAACTTTGCCCTTTTGTGTGGTGTAGCAACCAATCTAACGTTCGCATTTTTTGTAGAGGATGTATTCTGGTTTTGGTGGAACGTAACAGGGTTTTTAGGAACAGTGTTATCTGCGGTTATTTTTTCCAAGCTTGTTCCTAATAGCGAAGTTAACGCTATTAACACTAATCAAGAGTACAAAGGCAATGTATTTAAAAGCAACGTACTTAAAGACAAGACCATTGCCGTGCTGTTAGTAAGTTACTTTTGCTTGCTAGTGGTATTTTGCTATTTGTTACCAGGTTGGCTGCAATAG
- a CDS encoding diguanylate cyclase → MYKVLVVEDSLTVRKIVNKLIEDNPHFTCDLCEDLAEAQSALDSGNEYLAAIVDLNLPDAPNGESVELALSYNVPTIVLTGNFDEFTRAQLLDQGVLDYITKESRYSYLQVSKLVDRLRKNLTTKVLVVEDSKTSRNHICSLLRKFQFQVHEASDGLEALDVLENHRDIKMVIADHRMPNMDGYELVKTIRHERRMQDLVFIGLSATGDSVLTSKFIKSGANDFLSKPFYHEEFYCRVMQNLESQEMIQTIRDSANLDALTKVYNRRFLHEKAEELFANKTSRKDVIVSMIDADNFKSVNDTYGHKTGDMLLQEFAALLKDYFPDDLIVRYGGEEFTVVSVRPPKVYLSALSAFMDAVRTTLFTTHKFNITCSIGVSTEEHKCLESQLEKADSRLYEAKHAGKDQIILRDSVASTAEA, encoded by the coding sequence ATGTATAAAGTTCTTGTAGTAGAAGACAGCTTAACTGTCCGTAAGATCGTTAATAAACTTATCGAGGATAATCCTCATTTTACCTGTGACTTATGTGAGGACTTAGCCGAAGCGCAAAGTGCTCTTGATAGTGGCAACGAATACTTAGCCGCCATTGTTGACTTAAACCTCCCTGATGCACCAAACGGAGAAAGTGTAGAACTTGCGCTTTCATACAACGTTCCGACTATTGTCCTAACCGGTAACTTTGATGAGTTCACTCGTGCTCAATTATTAGATCAAGGCGTTCTGGACTACATTACAAAAGAATCTCGTTACTCCTACTTGCAAGTTTCTAAATTAGTCGACCGTTTAAGAAAAAACCTAACCACAAAAGTATTGGTTGTAGAAGATTCAAAAACCAGCCGAAATCATATCTGTTCATTACTTCGCAAATTTCAGTTTCAAGTACACGAAGCCTCTGACGGCTTAGAAGCCCTAGATGTGCTTGAGAATCATCGCGATATCAAAATGGTAATTGCAGATCATAGAATGCCCAATATGGATGGCTATGAGCTTGTCAAAACTATTCGCCACGAAAGACGGATGCAAGATTTAGTCTTTATAGGGCTTTCTGCAACCGGCGACAGCGTGCTCACTTCTAAATTTATTAAAAGCGGCGCTAATGACTTTTTGTCTAAGCCGTTTTATCACGAAGAATTTTACTGCCGCGTAATGCAAAACCTTGAATCCCAAGAAATGATTCAAACCATCCGTGACTCTGCTAATTTAGATGCACTAACAAAGGTTTATAACCGACGTTTTTTGCACGAAAAAGCAGAAGAGTTGTTTGCCAACAAAACGTCTAGGAAAGACGTAATCGTATCTATGATTGACGCCGACAACTTCAAAAGCGTGAATGATACGTACGGTCACAAAACCGGGGATATGTTGTTACAGGAATTCGCTGCGCTACTGAAAGATTACTTCCCTGACGACCTAATTGTGCGCTATGGCGGCGAAGAATTTACGGTGGTATCGGTGAGGCCGCCGAAAGTGTATCTATCGGCGCTTTCTGCCTTTATGGATGCAGTTCGCACTACGCTGTTTACTACTCACAAATTTAACATTACGTGCAGTATCGGCGTAAGTACTGAAGAGCACAAATGTTTAGAGTCGCAGCTGGAAAAAGCCGACTCGCGCTTATATGAAGCTAAACATGCCGGCAAAGATCAGATTATTTTGAGGGATTCAGTTGCGTCAACAGCAGAAGCTTAA